DNA sequence from the Longimicrobium terrae genome:
CGGCTGAACCGCCACCGCGTGCCCGGCGCTGCGCTGCTGGCGCAAGGGGTGTGGGCCGCGCTGCTGACGCTGCCGCGCACCGTCACCACCGATGCCGCCACGGGTGCGCCGGTGTTCGGCAACGTGTACACGCAGCTGCTGGAGTACATCATCTCCGCGGACCTGGTGTTCTACGGGCTGATGGTGGGCGCGGTGATCCTGGTGCGCCGGCGGCGGCCGGAGCTGGCGCGGCCGTACCGCACATTCGGTTATCCATTGACGCCGCTGGTGTACCTGGTGCTTGCGGCGGTGCTGGTGGCGGATCTGGCGTGGCTTGCGCCGGAGACGAGCGGGATGGGGTATCTGCTGGTGCTGACCGGCGTGCCCGTGTACCTGGTCTGGCGCCGCCGCCCGGCCCCCTCGCCCGCGCTGGCGGATACCGCGCGTCCCGCGGTGTGACGCGCATGGGATGCGCAGCGGAGAGTTCAGCACCGGACGCACAGGATCACGTGGCCCCGGGGTGTGTTGAGCGAATGAATCCGCCGCTCAAACCGCGGTAAGCCCCGATCGTGGCCGCTGACGCGTCCACGATCGGGGCTTCAACTGCGTTCTGGATTACGAGCCGGGCTGGGGTGTGCTCCCTCTCCCACATCCGTTCGTGGGAGAGGGTCGTCGTGCGCAGCACGCGGGTGAGGGCCACCGCCCGCCGCCGCGCACCGAACCCACCTCCACACCGAACGGCTCCCCGCGACCCTGAAACACCCGACCCGCATTCCGCATCCGCCCCAACGAAAAGCGCCCCGCGGACACTCCGCGGGGCGCTTCGTTTCAGAACTCGTCTTCGCTGCCGATGGGCTGCCCGGGAGGCGCATCAGGGACGGCGATGCGCTGCTGCGGCTGGTACGGCCGCTCCACGAAGCGCTTGATGTCGCTCACCAGCAGCGCGCCGTGCGCGTCGTACGGCACCGCGTGCTCCGTGATCATCCGGCTGATGTTGAGCAGCACCTGCTGCGCCGTGGCGCGCACCTGCGGCATCGGCGCCGACTCCGCCAGCACCATCAGCCGCTCCACCACCACGCGCTCCACCGCGCGGTCGATCTCCCGCAGATACTCATCGTCCGGACGCTGGCGGAATGTGCGCTCCACCAGCTGGTTCAGCGTCCACTCCAGGTTGGGCATGCGGCGGTCCAGCGCGCCCTGCTCCACCAGCCGCGCGGCGCGCTCGGGGTTCAGAATCATGCCCACCGTCATGTCCGCCGCGGCGGTGGCGGGCGAGATGGCGTCGAAGCCCATTCCCGTCCACCGGTCGAACAGCTCGCGCGTGGGATCGTACGTCATGGGGCGCGGCGGAATCAGCGCCAGCAGCGGGCGCGGCAGGGCGAGCTCCGCCGGGTCCAGCGTGGCCAGCAGCGCATCCAGCGCCGCGCGCTGCTGCGCGGCGGGCACCGGGGTCAGCGGCGTCTGCCCGTCGCCGCGCAGCGCGTACGTGTAATCCACCCCGCCCAGGGCCTTGCTGGCGGCTTCTACCTGGTAGCGGTGGTGCAGGTACACCGGCACCAGCACCTCTTCCAGCGTGGCCAGCGGGCGCCCGGCACGGATCGCGTTCTGCCCGAAGCGGTCCAGCGCGGCCCGCCGCACCCGCATCGTCCGCCGCAGCTCCGCCGTGGCGTCAGCGCCGTTGTCCCACAGGTGCGCCACGGGGCTCACGCTTCCCGCCGGACGAGCGTCCTGGTCCGTCAGCAGAGTGATGCCGCGCGCCCGCGCCTCGGCCAGCACGGCGTCCAGCGCGGCCTGCTCATTCGCGCCCGCTGGCGGATCCCGGTAGCCCCAAGTGATGGCGACCTTGTCCCACGGGCCGATCTCCGCCGTGTACGCCTCGGACAGATCGATGGTCCCGTCCGCGCGCAGCTGCACCAGCGGATGCGGGTAGTCCATCACCGACGCGCGGCCCTGCGCGCTGGCGATGTAGTTGTGCACCAGCCCCAGCGTGTGCCCCACCTCGTGCGCGGCCAGCTGGCGGATGCGGGCCAGCGCCATGCGCTCCAGCTCCGCAGGCCTCTCCGTTCCCGTCGCGTACGGCGCAAGCAGCCCCTCGGCGATCAGGTAGTCCTGCCGAACGCGCAGCGAGCCCAGGGTGACGTGGCCCTTGATGATTTCGCCCGTGCGCGGGTCGGTGACGGTGTTGCCGTAGCTCCACCCGCGGGTGGACCTGTGCACCCACTGGATCACGTTGTAGCGAACATCCATGGGATCCGCGCCCTCCGGCAGCAGCTCCACGCGGAACGCGTCGCGGTAGCCGGCGGCTTCGAACGCCTGGTTCCACCACCGCGCCCCGTCCAGCAGCGCCGAGCGGATGGGCTCCGGCGCGCCGCGGTCCACGTAGTAGACGATGGGCTCCACCGCTTCGCTCATGGCCGCGGAGGGGTCGCGCTTTTCTAGCCGGTGGCGGGAGATCATCCGCTGGACGATGTCTTCGCCCACCGGCGTGGCGTAGTCGAAGTACGAGATGCCGAAGAATCCGCCGCGCGGATCCGAGCGGCGCGGCCGGTACCCCGGCGGCGGCAGCGCCACGAACGACAGCCGCTGGCGCAGGGTGATGGCCTCCGGCGTGGGCGTCACGTCGCGCACCAGGCTGCCGGGGTTGTCGCCCGTAAAGGTGAGCGTCGCCTCGATCTCCGTGTTCCGCGGAAATCCGCGCGTGTTCTGCAGATACAGCGCGCTGCGCGTGGCGTCCAGCCGGTAGTCGCCCTGGCGGCTGCGGCGCAGCGCGGCCACCACGCCGTGCGCGTCGCGAAGCACGAAGTCCGTCGCGTCCACCAGCACGCGGCCATCGGTTTCCGCCGCGACCGTGAATCCCCAGAGCACGGACTGCGCGAACGACTGCTCCACCGCGCGCCGCTCGTTCTCGTCCGGCGACACCGCGCGGTACGCCTGGTTGGGCTGCACCAGCAGCACGCGCGGGCCCACGCGGTCAAAGCGCACCAGCCGCTCGCCGCCGATCTGCCCGCGGTCCAGGCCAATGTCGTTGGAGCCCAGCCCCGCCGGCAGCGATACGACGTAGATCAGTTCCTCGCCGGTCCGCGGCACCTCCATCCACAGCTTGCCCGCGGACGCGTCCCAGTAGACGGGAACAAAGCCGTCGCGCCGTTCCATTCCACGCGTCTTTTCGGCGATGGAGGGAAGCGGCGCCTGCGCGGCGGCGTGCGGCGCCGGAACAGCGGGCGCGAGCAGCAGGACGGCCAGGACCGCCCATCGTGTGGCAAAGCGCATCAACGGAAACCAGGGAGGGATGTGGCCGGATCGCGACGTGACGCTACAATACGAGCGCCCACCCCGCCGGGCAACAGAAAATCTCGCGTTGCGGCTGCGATCGGTACAAATTGGACACCGTGCGAACAACTTTCGTCGACAATCGAAGTGTGGGGCGGGAGAGGATGAACGGCAACTGCCCTGACGCGGGGGGCGCGGAGGTTGGCGGAGGTGCGCGGGGGAACGGAGCGTCGCCGGAGCGCGTCTGGCGGATTACGAGCGGCCGGGGTGGCCGGGGGACACCCGGCGCCGGCGGGCGCCGGCGCCGGGTCTGGGCGTTCAGCCGCGGAGGTGTGGTTGGATCATCCGGTCCCACCGCTGCGCTGTGTTGCGTGCCTCGGTAATGCAGGCTCGCGCGCGGCTCTCGCTCAGGCGGCCTTCGCTCACCACCCAGTCGTGTTTCGCGGGCGCGTAGCCGTAGATGAGGCAGGTGAGCTTCTGCAGCCGCGCCGCGTCCATTCCGGGTTCGGTCGACCTGGGATGCTCCCAGTTGATCCCGAGCTCGTGGAGCGTGATGGCGCCCCGCAGCATGGTCGAGGTCTCCTCCGGTTCGGCGTCCGCCTCGCGTTCGAGGTCCGCGATGAACAGGTCCGCGGCTTCTTCGGCGGGGAGGGACAGGGGAAGATTCAGTTCGTCGACCAGCGCGTGCCCCATCGCGTGAAGCATGACGGCAAAAAAAGTTTCAAAGAATTCCTCGTCACCTCCTCCATCCGCGCGGATCTCCTCGAGCAGCTTCGTGACCAGCTCGTAGCAGAGCCGGACAGCCGGCCGATCCGGCTGGTAGAACGCGCCGGGAACGCCGCATTCGGCCATTTCCACCGTAATGTTGCGTGGAAGATTGAATTCGCTCATGGTCTCGAGCAGGGAGCCCAGCCGGTCCCGGGACCGGAAGCTCTCCTGAAGGGCCGCGTACGCCGGCGTCCGGACCGTCGGGTACGCAGGCACCCAGCGTCCCTGCGCCGCGGCGCGGGCCGGGGACAGCGCAAGGAGGGCCAGCGTGGCGGCCGTGGTGAGCAGGGTCAGGCGCCTGGGCATGGGGATGTTCATCGGGGAATGAGACGGGTAAACAGATGATGAGGATATGGAGCGCTCCGTATCCGGGCAATGCGCGGGCGGTTCGGAGACTGGATGGAGGTCGTGCGACACCGCCGTCGCGAGCCACCGGGGCACCGGACGGGAGCGGCCTGGCGTCACTACCTGGTGTATGGCGGGATCGGGATGGGCCGGACGTTCTGCCGGGCGGTGCCGGGCGCATCCACGTGGAGGCCGGGGAAGCGCACCGCGAGCAGCGCGGCCAGGAGCGCCAGACCGTGCTCCTCCGATCGTTCGTGGCCGATGGCGACGGCCACGATCCCGGTCTCGTCGATGGCGCGGCGGGCGGGGGCGCGAAGCTGGCCCGTGATGTACAGCCCGGCGCCCTTTTCCGCCGCCGCGCGCACCAGCGCATCCGTCATCGCGCCCACGACCGCAATGCGGTGGATGGTGGGCCCGCCAACAGGCAGCGCGACACCATTTTCCGCCACCCGGGGATCACCATCCGCCTCTGAATTCTCCCCCTCTCCCGCGGAGCGGGGGAGGGGGCCGGGGGGAGGGGGCCCCTCCGGATGCGCGAGGCATGAGGAGCCGACCGATCCCCCGCCGCGCACCTCCTCCACCCCGCCGAATTCCGCCACGAGGCGCGCATGCCACGACGCCGCGCCGGACGGCTGCGCGTCGCCGATCATCCCCACGGGGCGGCCGCGGTGCTCGCCGAACGGTTCCACGCCGGTCATCCCCAGCGCCGCGGCGAGGTGCGGGTTGGCGCCCAGGGTGAGGCGCGCGTCGAACGCCGCGTGCGAGCACAGGATGCCCGCATCGTCCGGCAGGTTCAGCGTTTCCGCGCCCCACGGTCGGTGGAGAAAGACGGCGTCCCACCCCTCGTCCCGCGCGCGATCCGCCACGTCCGCGGTCGGGGCGAGCGCAAAGCCCAGCCGCCGCACCGGGCGGGCGCTGGCGCGAAAGATCGTTGGCGGATCGTCGGGGAAGGCGCCGGTGTCCAGCAGTTCATCCGCCGCACGCGCAAGTTCCGCCAGGGACGGCGCGGAATCCATCAGCAGAAGAGCGGGCCCGCGGGCTCGGACCGGGGGATCCCGTCGTCCCACACCAGGTGCAGCGGGCTGTCGGATTCGGGGCGAAAGTAGTTCTGCACGTAGCGCACGCCCGCGATCTCCTGGTCCGCGGGAATGTGCGTGTGCCCGAACACGTGAACGCGCGATCCGAGGCGCCGGATCTGGCTGTCGAGTTCCGTGGTTCCCGCCACCAGCGGCAGTCCCTTGAAGTGCAGCCACCGCACCGCCGGCACCAGTTCCGTCCGTGGCACGAAGTGGCTGAAGCTGATGACCGGCGCGTCGTACGAGTGCAGGTGCGGCTCGTTCAGGGACAGAAAAAAGCGGTCCGGGCGCTCCGCCTCGCGCGGCCAGCGGCAGAAATACCGGTCTGACCATCCCTCCAGTTCGTCCGCCGCCCCCTCGCCGCGCACATCGAACGAGGCGTGGTACCAGGAAAACAGCGGCACCACCCAGGCTCCGCCCACGCGGCCGGGCGCGGTGCGCACGCCGGCCTGGTCGCACACGCGCAGCACCGCGCGGAACTTGTCCACCGAATCGCGCGGCTCACCGCGTACCCACAGTTCGTGGTTGCCGGGGACGAAAAAGACCTCGCGAAACCGCGACGCCAGCATCTCCAGCGTGTCGCGCAGCACGGAGAGCGAATCGGCGATGTCGCCGGCGACGATCAGCACGTCGTCCGCGTGGCCGGTCAGGGGCGCGCGGGCGAGCGCCTCGCGGTTGACGCGGATGTCGGTGTGCAGGTCGGAGATTGCGTATACGCGCATGACGTGTCTGATATGGAACCCCCGTGCCACGTGCGTGTCCACGCCGGCCGGGTCTCCGAATGTGCTGCTCGTGGCGTCTTTCGGGTTTTCGGTGGATGATGATCCACGATCCGGCGCCGGGGGGCAAGAGCCGGGGCGGTTCGGGCGGGGGACTGTGGGGAAGGTTGGTTCTTGTTTCGATGAGCTACGCGCGGCCGCCTGTCCAGGAGCGAATGAATTGATAGCAAGGCCTTTTGTTGGCATCAGGCATGAGGCACCGGGTGGAAAGTGATCGGCTGGACAGGGAGCCAGACACGATCGAAGTCATCCGGATTGAGCCGCAGGGCGTGCCGCAGCTTGAGCATGTTGTTCACGCCCTTCGTGCTCCACAGCACACCGACGTCGGTCCTGCGGTTTACCTCCCGCATCTCCCGCTCGGCCAGGCTCGTGGTCCGCGCGGCAGAGGGTTCGTCGTACAGGATGCGGCTCACGGAATCCCGCAGCATCGCCTTTGCGCGGCGGTACGGCAACGCCTGCCAGAATGCCTCGAAGCGCAGCTGCTTCACCGCCGGCGGGTCCAGGCTCCACAGGATGGCGTTGAGTTCCTGCACCCGCTTCTTGCGCTCCGCGACGGGTACGTGGTCCAGCGCCATCAGGTGCTTCGACGTGTGTCCCATGTGCCACTCGCAGAGCTGGTGGCGCACACCCGGATGCTGGCGGGCAAGGACTTCCGGGATCCCCGCCTCCCGGTCCGTCACGATCACGTCGGACGCGATCCCGGCAGGCAGCGCCTCCGACCAGCCGACCGGCCCGATGGACCAGCCCGCGATCCGCTTGCGGACACGGGGGCGCCCGTTCTCCGTGCAGCGGCCCAGGATCTGGAATGCAATCCGCACGTCGGTGCCATACCGGCTCTTCCCCGCGGGCACCTTGGTCCCATCCGCCATCGCCACCTTGCAGCCAGGGGCCGGGGTGAAGACGACCTTCTCGCCGCGCGCCTGTACGCACCGGTGCAGCGTGCGTGGCGAGACGCTGCTGCCCAGCCACGTCTTCGCCAGCGAGCAGGTCTTCCCGTACGACTGGTTCGTGACGGCCTCGACCAGCTTGCGCTCCAGTTCCTCGGCGATGCGCTGGCGTGGCCTGATGCCGAGCAGTTCCGCGTATGGGCTCCACGTTCTGCCGCACTCGCGACACGTGACCTGCCGCAGCGCGAAGCACAGCACGCCGGAACTGATGCGCAGCTTCCGCCGGCGACAGCCACGGGCCCCGAGTCTGGCGTCCGGACCCACATGTACCACACCGCACCGGTGGCAGACGATCTCCGCCTCACCCGCGAAGACCCGCTCCAGGTGCTCCTCCTGCGCCTGCTCCACAATCCTGGCCGCAGCCCCCAGGGCGAGCTCCCGGCCGATGCGGGGCAGCCCGTTCGCCAGGTCGTTGATCCCGGCGGCAGACACGGTTACGTTCCACGACAGCTGGATACTGGTTTCCAGCGTGAGCATGAGGCGCCTCCCTTCTCGCGTGATGGGTTCGGTGCCTCATGCTCTTTTTTCACCCCGTTGTCAACATAACGCTACGCTATCAATGAATTCGCCGCTGGAACCGCACGAAGTCCGCCTTCGCGGACTGGGTCCGAGACTTTGTCGGGTAGCCCGGATTCCGGCGATTGAAGAAGGTGGGATGATGGTTTTCGGTGCTGGGCAGAGGCGGCAGGCGCGCGGGGCGGATGGCATGGGACGCACTACCTGATCGCGTCTGTTGGGGACAGATGCCGCGCGGCGGGAAGCATGTGGAACGGCACGCTGTGCCCCGCGGATGGCGGGGAGACAGACGAACGGTGCCGGTCGCGCGCGGACCGGCACCGTGCATCGGACACGCGGTTCCCGTCAGGCGCGCGGCGCTTGGCCGACGGGGGTGCGGAAGGTGATGGCGAGGCGGTTCCATCCGTTGATGGCCACGACGGCCATCGTCAGGTTCACCAGCTCGGCTTCCGTAAAGTGCTGCGACGCCTCGGCGTACAGCTCGTCGGACACGCCGCCGTCGCCGATGCGCGTGACGGCTTCGGTCCACGCCAGCGCCGACCGTTCGCGCGGGCTGAAGAACGGCGTTTCCCGCCAGACCGGGACCGCGTACAGCCGCCGTTCCGCTTCGCCCGCCTGGCGCGCGTGGGTGGTGTGCATGTCCAGGCAGTACGCGCACCCGTTCATGATGCTCGCGCGCACCTTGATGAGCGTGATCAGCGATTCCTCCAGGCCGCTGGCCAGCACGTACTGCTCCAGGCCGTACTGCGCCCGCAGCGCGCCCGGCGCCGCGCGGGAGTAGTCCAGCCGCGCGGGATGCTGCGGGTAGAGCACAACGGCCTCCTCGGGCCGGGCAAGTTCAGTTTGCGTCATGGTCGGGTCTCCAGGTCAGATCAGCACGGGCCGGCGGATTCGCCGTTCCTGCATGGTAGACGGAGGCCGGGCCGAGTTGTGACAGCGGATCGGTGCGCGTTATCGTGACGGGAGAAACGACGCGCCCGCTTTGGCGAACCACACGGATGACGACGGAGACGCGACGCGCATGGACGGTCCCCGAGGCGACGCACGCATGAACGCGAACGAACACGCGGCCGCGCCGGAAGTGCTGAAGCACCGGCCCCGGCTGCTGGGCCTGGGCTACCGCATGCTGGGCGACGTGCAGGAGGCGGAGGACGTGGTGCAGGAGGCGTATCTGCGCTGGTTCCAGGGCGAGCGCGACGAGGTGCTCTCGCCCGAGGCGTGGCTGCTTACGGTGGTAAGCCGCCTGTCCGTGGACCGGCTGCGGTCAGCGCAGCGCAGGCGCGAAACGTACATCGGGCCGTGGCTTCCCGAACCCGTGGCGACGGAGCCGCCGGCGGACGCGCGCATGGAGCGGGCGTCGGACCTGTCCGTGGCGATGCTGATGATGCTGGAGCGGCTGGCGCCGGAGGAGCGCGCCATCTTTCTGCTGCGCGAGGTGTTCGGCACGGAGTACCGCGAGATCGCGCGGATCATGGGGCGCGGCGAGGCGTCGGTGCGGCAGACCGTGCACCGCGCGCGCGAACGGGTGCGGGAGGGAAAGCCTCGTTTTGCGCCGCCGCCGGACGTGCAGGGCGAGCTTCTGCGCCGCTTTCGCGCGGCGCTGGCGGACGACGACGCGGAGGCGGTGCTGGCGCTGCTGGCCCCGGACGTCACCTTCACCAGCGACGGCGGCGGCGTGGTGAACGCGGCGCGCAACGTCATCGTGGGCGCGGACCGGGTGCTGCGGTTCCTGCAGGGGATTCAGCGCAAGTTCCCCGGCCGCCTGTCCGGCGAACTGGCGAGCCTGAACGGCGAGCCCGCGCTGACGGTGACGCTGGGCGGCGACGTGATCCTCACGCTCTCGATCGATACGGACGGCGAGCGCATCAGCGCCTTTTACGCGGTCCTCAACCCGGCCAAGCTGCGCGGGTTGATGAACGGCCCGCTTGCGATGGAGTAGGGTGCGGATGGCCCCCACCCGGGCCGGCACCACCGGCCCACCCTCCCCGGCGAGAGCGAATGAATCCGCCGCTCAAACCGCGGGAACCCCCGACACGCCGCCCACAGGCGCCGTTCGGGGCTTCAACTGCATCTCGGGACGGCCGGGGGATCGCGCCTGGTCCGCGGAGGCGGACATTGTGCGGTTCGAGGCGCGGTTTCAACCGCCGGACGGCAACCCTCCGATGCGCACCGAATCTCCTCCCGCGCCTCACCGTCCGAGCCGACGCATCCGCGCCTCGGAATGGAAACAAGCACCGCCCGCGGCAGACACGCCGCGGGCGGTGTTTTTGTCGGCGTTCGCCGAAGTTGCGTGAGGGATTCGCGCCCGGAGGGCCGAGAACCCGGTTCGCGCATGCTTCATCTCCGCGTCGGGCGACCAACCGTGGCGCGAACCGGGGGCTCGGCGCCGTTGGCAACAGCTGTATCGTTGCCTACGGCGCGCGAAGCCCGACCCCGCGCAGCGGGGACACGCCCAGAACCGAAGTGCGTGAGTGCGTTAGTGCTGGGTGCGTGAGTGCGGAACAGCAGTACGAGAGTACGGAAGTACGAGGTACGAAAGTGCGCTGGACCGGGGACGGGAGCCCGATCCAGCGCACATCGTGACTGCAGAAGCTCAATCCTCGACCAGGTACGCGATGCCCCAGGCGCCTTCGCCCGCGTGCGTCCCGATGATGGGCGTGCCGGCGGCCGTAACCACTTCCGTGTCGCGGCCGTACTTCGCCCGGATCGCCTGCGTGACGGGAACCAGCACGTCCGAAGCCGCCACGTGCATCACCCCGAAGCGCACCTTCTTCGCCCCCTTGGGCACCTTGCGCTCCAGGATCTCCAGCATGCGCGGCATCATGTTCTTGCGGCCGCGCACCTTGTCGATGGGCACCAGCTTGCCCGCCTCGTCGATGTCCAGCACCGGCTTGATATCCAGCAGGCTGCCCAGCCACGCCTTGCCGCGCCCTACCCGCCCCGACGCCAGCGCCCGCTCGAACGTGTCCAGGATGATGAAGAAGCCGGACTGCTTTCGAATCCGCTCCAGCTCGGCGACGATCTTCTCGGCCTCCCACCCCATCTCGCCCAGCTCGCTCGCCTTGAGCGCCAGAAGGCCCTGAAGCAGCGAGCCGCCCCGGCTGTCCACCAGGTGCACCGGCACGTCGTCCTGGCCGCGGTGCTTGAGCGCGGCCTGCGCCGACGCGTACGTCCCCGACAGCGCGGACGACAGCAGCACGGCCACCACGTTCTCGCCCTCTTCCGACGCGCGGCGGAAGCCTTCCAGGAACGCGGCCGGCGCGGGCTGCGACGTGCTGGGGTGCGCGCCCTTGCGCAGCTGGTCCACGAACTGCTCGGCCGAAATGTCCAGCCGGTCGCGGTACGCCTTGTCCTCAAAGATCAGGTTCAGCGGCACCAGGTGCATGCCGTGCGCGCGGACGATGTCGTCCGGCAGGTCGCACGCGGTGTCCACCACCACGCTGATGGGCCGGCGCGCCAGCATCATGTGCCCGGCGGCGGAGCGCTCGGCCACCGCGTGCTGGGCGTGCATGTCCTCCGCCTTCCTGGTCGCCAGCTCGCCGAAGCCGCGAAGGTAGCTGAACACCTCCTCCGGCTGGTCGGTGTGCACGTGGATCTTGAGCAGGTCGTTGCTGCGGATGACCACCAGCGAGTCGCCCCGCTCGCGCAGCCACGACTGCACCGTCTCCTGCGTGGGCAGCCCCTGGCCGCGCACCAGCGCCTCGGTGCAGTAGCGGTACTTTTCGCTTTCCGCCGAGTACGCGGCCTGCGCCGCCGCAAACACCGGCACCTCGCCGTCCGCCTCGAACGAGGGCGCGTCCGGCAGCGCGATGAGCGGGTCGCCGCTCATGTAGCCGGCGATCCCCTCCAGCACGTGCACGAAACCCTTGGCCCCCGCGTCCACCACGCCCGCCGTCTTGAGCGCGGGAAGCAGGTCCGGCGTGCTGGCCAGCGCCTCGCGCGCCTTTACCAGCAGCTGCTCGAAGAGCACCACGAAGTCGGAGCCCTGCAGCCTCTCCGCCTCGTCGGCGATGGCGCGCATGATGGTGATCATCGTGCCTTCCACCGGCTTTTCCAGCGCGCGG
Encoded proteins:
- a CDS encoding zinc-dependent metalloprotease; translation: MRFATRWAVLAVLLLAPAVPAPHAAAQAPLPSIAEKTRGMERRDGFVPVYWDASAGKLWMEVPRTGEELIYVVSLPAGLGSNDIGLDRGQIGGERLVRFDRVGPRVLLVQPNQAYRAVSPDENERRAVEQSFAQSVLWGFTVAAETDGRVLVDATDFVLRDAHGVVAALRRSRQGDYRLDATRSALYLQNTRGFPRNTEIEATLTFTGDNPGSLVRDVTPTPEAITLRQRLSFVALPPPGYRPRRSDPRGGFFGISYFDYATPVGEDIVQRMISRHRLEKRDPSAAMSEAVEPIVYYVDRGAPEPIRSALLDGARWWNQAFEAAGYRDAFRVELLPEGADPMDVRYNVIQWVHRSTRGWSYGNTVTDPRTGEIIKGHVTLGSLRVRQDYLIAEGLLAPYATGTERPAELERMALARIRQLAAHEVGHTLGLVHNYIASAQGRASVMDYPHPLVQLRADGTIDLSEAYTAEIGPWDKVAITWGYRDPPAGANEQAALDAVLAEARARGITLLTDQDARPAGSVSPVAHLWDNGADATAELRRTMRVRRAALDRFGQNAIRAGRPLATLEEVLVPVYLHHRYQVEAASKALGGVDYTYALRGDGQTPLTPVPAAQQRAALDALLATLDPAELALPRPLLALIPPRPMTYDPTRELFDRWTGMGFDAISPATAAADMTVGMILNPERAARLVEQGALDRRMPNLEWTLNQLVERTFRQRPDDEYLREIDRAVERVVVERLMVLAESAPMPQVRATAQQVLLNISRMITEHAVPYDAHGALLVSDIKRFVERPYQPQQRIAVPDAPPGQPIGSEDEF
- a CDS encoding DUF4344 domain-containing metallopeptidase: MNIPMPRRLTLLTTAATLALLALSPARAAAQGRWVPAYPTVRTPAYAALQESFRSRDRLGSLLETMSEFNLPRNITVEMAECGVPGAFYQPDRPAVRLCYELVTKLLEEIRADGGGDEEFFETFFAVMLHAMGHALVDELNLPLSLPAEEAADLFIADLEREADAEPEETSTMLRGAITLHELGINWEHPRSTEPGMDAARLQKLTCLIYGYAPAKHDWVVSEGRLSESRARACITEARNTAQRWDRMIQPHLRG
- a CDS encoding Nif3-like dinuclear metal center hexameric protein; translated protein: MDSAPSLAELARAADELLDTGAFPDDPPTIFRASARPVRRLGFALAPTADVADRARDEGWDAVFLHRPWGAETLNLPDDAGILCSHAAFDARLTLGANPHLAAALGMTGVEPFGEHRGRPVGMIGDAQPSGAASWHARLVAEFGGVEEVRGGGSVGSSCLAHPEGPPPPGPLPRSAGEGENSEADGDPRVAENGVALPVGGPTIHRIAVVGAMTDALVRAAAEKGAGLYITGQLRAPARRAIDETGIVAVAIGHERSEEHGLALLAALLAVRFPGLHVDAPGTARQNVRPIPIPPYTR
- a CDS encoding metallophosphoesterase family protein: MRVYAISDLHTDIRVNREALARAPLTGHADDVLIVAGDIADSLSVLRDTLEMLASRFREVFFVPGNHELWVRGEPRDSVDKFRAVLRVCDQAGVRTAPGRVGGAWVVPLFSWYHASFDVRGEGAADELEGWSDRYFCRWPREAERPDRFFLSLNEPHLHSYDAPVISFSHFVPRTELVPAVRWLHFKGLPLVAGTTELDSQIRRLGSRVHVFGHTHIPADQEIAGVRYVQNYFRPESDSPLHLVWDDGIPRSEPAGPLFC
- a CDS encoding ISH6 family transposase, yielding MLTLETSIQLSWNVTVSAAGINDLANGLPRIGRELALGAAARIVEQAQEEHLERVFAGEAEIVCHRCGVVHVGPDARLGARGCRRRKLRISSGVLCFALRQVTCRECGRTWSPYAELLGIRPRQRIAEELERKLVEAVTNQSYGKTCSLAKTWLGSSVSPRTLHRCVQARGEKVVFTPAPGCKVAMADGTKVPAGKSRYGTDVRIAFQILGRCTENGRPRVRKRIAGWSIGPVGWSEALPAGIASDVIVTDREAGIPEVLARQHPGVRHQLCEWHMGHTSKHLMALDHVPVAERKKRVQELNAILWSLDPPAVKQLRFEAFWQALPYRRAKAMLRDSVSRILYDEPSAARTTSLAEREMREVNRRTDVGVLWSTKGVNNMLKLRHALRLNPDDFDRVWLPVQPITFHPVPHA
- a CDS encoding carboxymuconolactone decarboxylase family protein, which codes for MTQTELARPEEAVVLYPQHPARLDYSRAAPGALRAQYGLEQYVLASGLEESLITLIKVRASIMNGCAYCLDMHTTHARQAGEAERRLYAVPVWRETPFFSPRERSALAWTEAVTRIGDGGVSDELYAEASQHFTEAELVNLTMAVVAINGWNRLAITFRTPVGQAPRA
- the sigJ gene encoding RNA polymerase sigma factor SigJ, with product MNANEHAAAPEVLKHRPRLLGLGYRMLGDVQEAEDVVQEAYLRWFQGERDEVLSPEAWLLTVVSRLSVDRLRSAQRRRETYIGPWLPEPVATEPPADARMERASDLSVAMLMMLERLAPEERAIFLLREVFGTEYREIARIMGRGEASVRQTVHRARERVREGKPRFAPPPDVQGELLRRFRAALADDDAEAVLALLAPDVTFTSDGGGVVNAARNVIVGADRVLRFLQGIQRKFPGRLSGELASLNGEPALTVTLGGDVILTLSIDTDGERISAFYAVLNPAKLRGLMNGPLAME
- a CDS encoding DegV family protein, which codes for MKATFLDGTGLREALIVSAQYVQRHRADLNRINVFPVPDGDTGTNLALTVNSIADHLRHNRDSSVGAVAKVAAEAGILGARGNCGMILSHFLLGFSDAIGDRTRLRVSEFGEVLRSATEHVYRALEKPVEGTMITIMRAIADEAERLQGSDFVVLFEQLLVKAREALASTPDLLPALKTAGVVDAGAKGFVHVLEGIAGYMSGDPLIALPDAPSFEADGEVPVFAAAQAAYSAESEKYRYCTEALVRGQGLPTQETVQSWLRERGDSLVVIRSNDLLKIHVHTDQPEEVFSYLRGFGELATRKAEDMHAQHAVAERSAAGHMMLARRPISVVVDTACDLPDDIVRAHGMHLVPLNLIFEDKAYRDRLDISAEQFVDQLRKGAHPSTSQPAPAAFLEGFRRASEEGENVVAVLLSSALSGTYASAQAALKHRGQDDVPVHLVDSRGGSLLQGLLALKASELGEMGWEAEKIVAELERIRKQSGFFIILDTFERALASGRVGRGKAWLGSLLDIKPVLDIDEAGKLVPIDKVRGRKNMMPRMLEILERKVPKGAKKVRFGVMHVAASDVLVPVTQAIRAKYGRDTEVVTAAGTPIIGTHAGEGAWGIAYLVED